Proteins co-encoded in one Capsicum annuum cultivar UCD-10X-F1 chromosome 9, UCD10Xv1.1, whole genome shotgun sequence genomic window:
- the LOC107843204 gene encoding dnaJ protein ERDJ2 produces MGASEENSALFPIFVLTLMALPLVPYTIVNLFGAFKKKAAKINCQCSVCVRSGKYHKSIFRRISNFSTYSNLTLVLLWVVMAVLVYYIKHINTEVQIFEPFSILGVEYGASDSEIKKAYRRLSIQYHPDKNPDPEAHSYFVEFISKAYQALTDPVSRENFEKYGHPDGRQGLQMGIALPQFLLNIDGASEGILLLGIVGVCIILPLTISVIYLSRSSKYTGNYVMHSTLAAYYHLMKPSLAPSKVMDVFIKASEFMDIPVRRSDEEPLQRLFVLVRSELNLDLKNIRQEQAKFWKQHPALVKTELLLQTQLTHKTASLSPTLQRDFKRVLELAPRLLEELMKMAIIPRPPVGHGWLRPAIGVMELSQSVVQAVPLSARKAAGGSSEGFAPFLQLPHFSEAVVKKIARKKVRTFQDFRDMTPDERADLLTQVAGFSNSESHDVEMVLEMMPSVTIDIACETEGEEGIQEGDIVTMHAWVTIKRGSGLIRALPHCPYFPFDKEENFWLMLADSFSNDVWLSQKVSFMDEATAIIAVSKTLQELKEGSGATPREINAAVKEAIEKVKNGSRLVMGKFQAPAEGNYNLSSFCLCDSWIGCDAKSNLKLKVMKRSRAGTRGGFAADETPAMEDGIEEDEEEEEEDYDDYESEYSEDEEDAKETKSKGAVANGSAHNKGNSSGSDESGSEAD; encoded by the exons ATGGGGGCTTCTGAAGAGAACAGCGCACTTTTCCCCATCTTTGTCTTGACATTAATGGCTCTGCCACTAGTTCCTTACACTATAGTCAATTTATTTGGTGCTTTCAAGAAAAAGGCTGCCAAAATCAACTGCCAGTGTTCAGTCTGCGTTCGGTCTGGGAAATATCACAAATCCATATTCAGGCGG ATTTCAAACTTCTCAACGTACAGTAATCTGACCCTTGTACTGCTGTGGGTCGTCATGGCTGTTCTAGTTTATTACATCAAGCATATCAACACTGAG GTCCAAATATTCGAGCCATTCAGTATTCTTGGAGTGGAATATGGAGCTTCAGACTCTGAAATAAAGAAGGCATATCGGAGACTTTCCATTCAGTATCATCCCGATAAAAATCCAGATCCAG AGGCACACTCATACTTTGTTGAATTCATCTCAAAGGCTTATCAGGCTCTGACAGATCCGGTATCTagggaaaattttgaaaaatatggcCATCCCGATGGACGGCAG GGGCTTCAAATGGGCATTGCCCTCCCTCAGTTCCTTCTGAACATTGATGGAGCATCCGAAGGAATACTGCTGCTTGGAATAGTTGGAGTCTGTATAATTCTGCCCTTGACAATTTCTGTTATATACTTGTCTAGGTCGTCAAAGTATACTGGAAACTATGTTATGCACTCAACATTAGCCGCATATTACCATTTAATGAAGCCTTCTTTAGCTCCAAG CAAGGTCATGGATGTTTTCATTAAGGCTTCTGAATTCATGGATATTCCTGTCCGTCGGTCTGATGAAGAACCTCTGCAGAGACTGTTTGTCTTAGTTAGGAGTGAGCTAAATCTGGATCTTAAGAATATTCGGCAAGAACAGGCCAAGTTTTGGAAGCAGCATCCCGCTTTAGTAAAG ACTGAATTGTTGCTTCAAACTCAATTGACGCATAAGACGGCATCCTTGTCTCCAACTTTACAGCGTGATTTCAAACGCGTTCTTGAACTCGCACCTCGGCTTCTGGAAGAATTGATGAAG ATGGCTATTATTCCACGCCCTCCGGTGGGGCATGGATGGCTAAGACCTGCAATAGGAGTGATGGAACTGTCTCAGAGTGTTGTTCAG GCAGTACCTCTCAGCGCAAGGAAAGCAGCAGGTGGATCCAGTGAAGGGTTTGCACCATTTTTGCAGCTGCCACACTTTAGCGAGGCTGTTGTTAAAAAGATTGCGAGAAAG AAAGTTCGTACATTTCAAGACTTCCGCGACATGACACCGGATGAACGTGCTGATCTGCTGACTCAAGTTGCTGGGTTCTCCAATAGTGAATCCCACGATGTGGAGATGGTTCTTGAAATGATGCCGTCAGTGACAATTGATATCGCATGTGAGACCGAAGGCGAGGAGGGAATTCAAGAGGGTGACATCGTTACCATGCATGCTTGGGTCACTATTAAGCGTGGTAGTGGCTTGATACGCGCCCTTCCACATTGTCCGTATTTTCCTTTTGACAAAGAGGAGAATTTCTGGTTGATGCTTGCGGACTCCTTTTCGAATGATGTGTGGCTCTCTCAGAAGGTTAGTTTCATGGATGAAGCTACAGCAATAATTGCTGTATCGAAAACACTTCAGGAGTTGAAGGAAGGGTCTGGTGCAACTCCAAGGGAAATAAACGCTGCCGTTAAAGAAGCAATCGAGAAGGTGAAAAATGGTTCAAGACTGGTAATGGGGAAGTTCCAAGCTCCAGCTGAAGGAAACTACAACTTGAGCTCTTTCTGCTTATGTGACTCTTGGATTGGTTGTGATGCAAAGTCGAATCTAAAGTTAAAGGTTATGAAACGCAGCAGAGCTGGAACCAGAGGTGGATTCGCAGCAGATGAGACACCTGCAATGGAGGACGGAATTGAAGAGGacgaggaagaagaagaagaagattacgATGATTATGAAAGTGAATACAGCGAAGATGAAGAAGATGCAAAGGAAACAAAGAGTAAAGGAGCCGTGGCCAATGGCTCAGCCCATAACAAGGGCAACAGTTCAGGCTCAGATGAATCTGGTTCAGAAGCTGACTAA
- the LOC107843202 gene encoding uncharacterized protein LOC107843202, with the protein MKVFLLGVYNLFLLDLVRRKQEMAKDKVARQVAAPRSDGIKGNAQFVGTRCQNMKRKNKGESIRSQSLAQQDEPVQQKNSHEAGETIPTEPLCKRIRFYSRKTLPPDEPSPIPSTSAFPTRSTPANEDRTKADIQHQSPPRPPLLTKMVRKAESPRH; encoded by the exons GTTTTTCTCTTAGGCGTTtacaatctttttcttcttgacTTGGTTCGTCGAAAACAAGAAATGGCAAAAGATAAAGTTGCAAGACAGGTTGCTGCTCCCAGGTCCGATGGTATTAAAGGCAATGCTCAGTTTGTTGGAACACGGTGCCAGAATATgaagaggaaaaataaag GGGAAAGTATTCGCTCGCAATCTTTGGCACAGCAAGACGAGCCTGTACAACAAAAGAATTCACATGAGGCAGGTGAAACAATACCTACGGAACCATTATGCAAG AGGATTAGGTTTTACTCAAGGAAAACGTTGCCACCAGACGAACCTTCTCCCATACCTTCTACATCAGCCTTCCCTACAAGAAGTACCCCTGCTAATGAAGACAGGACTAAGGCAGACATCCAACACCAATCTCCCCCTCGCCCTCCACTTCTGACAAA gatgGTGAGGAAGGCAGAATCTCCCCGTCATTAG